In Rutidosis leptorrhynchoides isolate AG116_Rl617_1_P2 chromosome 6, CSIRO_AGI_Rlap_v1, whole genome shotgun sequence, the DNA window ttcttcttcttctttccagaggtatcacaatctttattacctatcacttgctcatactcaactccttttcttggaaacgggatgggtggtttgtatggtgccaccactggctttacatactcgggtggtggtggtgtaacttcttcattgttactctcatctaaaaccttcccatcttctggtgctggtttttcagaattcgttgaaaccatattaacattctcattccgaggatttacttcagtattactcggtagctttccttgttccctctcactcatcatgctagcaagagtacctacgtgtttttctagattcaaaatggaagcttgttgagttcttaatgactgatcaaatctctcgttcgtttgggtttgagtttcaataaattgtgtttgagattcaactagcttgaataccacgtcttccatatttgactttttctcttcggtttgttgttgtggtttatataagccaggtctttgttgattgaaagtgttgttttgagttggttggttattcggaccttgttggttataccagttattttcgggtccttttggattgtaaagaatgttttgatttcgattgaagtttagctttggcggttgataattattttgataattatttccaggcctttggttcatataggaaacattctctcgttgttccaatgttggttcaatgtgacaatctttcaataagtgtggtccaccgcatagctcacaactgattcgtattgcgtgaatatctttattcatcttttccattcgtctttcgaaagcatctatttttgcggaaacggaatcaaagtcatggctagaatcggctctagccactttagatgaacgaaaaatatctttttcttggtgccactcatgcgagtgggaggctgtgttatcaataattttgtaagcttcagttgcggttttcttcataatggatccaccagctgttatgtcgatgtcttttcgtgtagcaacgttgacaccttggtagaatatttgtactatttggtaagtgtctaaaccgtgttgaggacatcctctcaacatccttccgaatcttgtccatgcctcatataatgtttcatttggcttttgcgcgaacgtaacaatttctccttgaagtctcacggctttagatgccggaaagaattgtttaagaaatttttcaactaaaacatcccatgtgtcaatcgccccttcaggtaacgattctaaccaatctttggcttctccctttaaagtccagggaaacagcatgagatagatctgctcatcttccacttctcggattttgaatagtgtacaaattcttttaaacgtacgaaggtgttcgttaggatcttcattcggtgcaccactgaattggcattggttagttaccatgtgtagaatttgtcctttgatttcataatctgacgcattaacttctggcttaataatggcgtgaccttggcccgtgcgtgtggctctcattcggtcttccatacttagaggttctagattttccatgattggaagtgttgtatctgaatcactagaggtttctgatttaatggtttcttcctcaacaatctctgtttgaatgattggtggttccggaggaataattaatggatcagggtctcggaattgtccctgagtattctccggattctcaattgtgatattggtttcaaaaactggattatcggaaatttgagttgaagtactcggtcgacttgatgacgagtctaaagaaaaatcaacggcagctatatttgttaaacgatgtcttgatcgagttacaggtggtgaacgtatgaaaggtggtgaacgttttgctcggtgcattcacagaatatcctattagttataaaaataataagaaaaacttaaataagctatccaattaatagacttttctgatttttgcccacgtttcgaatagccaaaagatgcagcagaggggcaggattcgtttggtctcaatataattgaggactgtttggctccaacaacccgttccacgtacaaatccaactattactacgaaccagaaaaatgtcaacgtctattaatttaaccacttagataatttctctttccgtttaagaaatattagataagaagtagataaaattctaagtcctataactagaatgacgagaaataaggaagaaatagattgcgcgtcgaaaagtgtcgaaaaatgaaaaagattgaaaaatatgcgtcgaaaaataaaaataagaaagtagcgcgaaaaatggcgtcgcaaaattccaaagcacctaaatcttagtctaaggaataagcacttaagggattttacggaaaagcctaaaaatctagaaataaaaagaagctacggcaaaaactatgtcttaaaactagctacgaacgataaaaatacaataattatgctaaaacaaataaaaagaaacaaaatacaaaaataaacttaaagttgtaaaaagtgcaattttttataaaaatattgtttttatattatttattaaaaaggtactaatttataaattaataaaactaattaaaacttaaaatataaaattaattaaaactaaactaattattattaaattaaactctAAACTTAATAAATTAATATCCTTTAGTCAATAAAGATAACCAAATACTAATGGTTTCCCATGATTCATTCGATAGTGAGCTGTAAAGTGGCCTGAATTATTTCCAAATTGCTAACAAATTTCACCGTCCACTTATTTTTAATTTGTCCCACCAACATCATCTTTGTCTCTACTTTTAAAAGGCATTTTATAAAGAATTCTATAAAGGACTTTAACATCTTCTAATTGTCAACTTTAAACTACATAcatatattatgcatgtattcgATTTTCCTTACGTCTTTGATGAATTACAAGCAATTATAGCAGCATCTAATAGAAGTGGTAACTTATTTAAACCGAAAGACAAAGGCAATGAGTTTGTGATATTGTGGttaggcttttttttttttttttaaacgaaattttttttttttttttaaaaaaaaaacgtttttttttttttttttttttttttttttgggtcacGGACTATTAGATGACAAATAATGGAAACATATTTTGGTCCGTGAACATATATCTTTGAGTAGGCAACaagttaaataatatatatatataatatgtctcTTGGGGTTATGAAAAAGTGAGTTGTCTTTTGGGATTGTGGacggacaaaaaaaaaaaaaaactacagctCACACAAGTATCTTTCAAGAGACAAacctaaaatatatatttatatataagccTATATCTTATTTTGGTGCTGCTTAACCCGAGATAGATAGGTTACTATTACTAATCAACATTAATTTTAGTAAGTTATATTAAATACTATTTAAAAATATCTTgatgttgtatttttttttttttaacacttattacaatatattaaaaataaaaattacttttaaacaaacataacaaaaatatagcgtttttcagcgtccccggcagcggcgccaaaaacttgatgatgtagcgtgagggtacgaaatagtattatttttactagaaaatactacaaaatatgacacaagttttacacaaattatttatttatcgagtggatatacctaaaccttgctacaacaattataggcagtgtacctaatcgtagagtagtgtagtttttagtaagtccggttcgttccacagggagctggtgaagttaacgctatattattaagtttatttgtaaaaatatatatataaataagtagtagtattattataaaatgggggttttaccgtttaatgaccggtttgtcgattttaagcgtaaaaataaatgacaaaaattaaagtgcgtaaaataaattgcgataaataaaataaaatgacagaaaataaaagtgcgatgaaaaatacaataaaacaattatgcttatttaaacttccgtaaccatgatgtttgactttttgattttaattaattttccaatgggttaattgtcctttgtcctggattatttgaaacctatgtggtttttgtccaaaatagttcatcggtcataaatataaagtgcgagtgtcctcgtcaaattacccttatacccgaagtcaaatattccaactaattaaggatttaaactgtgacgcagttatcacttctgtcaacaattacaccagttatcactgtatgtaatccatccctgttttgattagatatgaatattaatttacccacttgatcagtttgaataatcaattacccaacccgaataattaattaaatgattataatagattccatatgaacgtcactaaataggacaaccataatcattattaattattaggataattaatttgaagataggttcgacagactccaatgagttgtcactcaattagacaatacccccatctattaatagtcaatagtccaatttccacaagtgtcggtcttttgcccaaaccttaattatggtacaaagcccaattacccaattttagtaattagcccaacatcatgattacttcgttttaaataagcataataataacttagctacgagacattaatataaaaaggttgaacataacttacaatgattaaaaatagcgtagcgttacacggacagagtttcgacttacacactcaaacgatctctatcataaatcttattattatcataatttaaacttaaaattaagattattgttatatcttattacattaacattatgatagagatatagaatatagatattgataattgatattgaaaaataagaaaaagatagaaagaaaaaaaaagatcgaaaaaaaatCTCTCCCTTTTCATCGTAATACATCGGTTCttcttataggcaaattagaattgaaattttcatttacgacccctgaactatgctcaattaacaactttttattatttaatattattcttattatgaattatttaaatattatattttattcttgtgcatagttgactcgtaatttttacaccgttgcgtcgagcgctgaaagttggttcatgccctggttccggattttcgaacgtcctttcgtacaattttatatcttgtactttgcgttttgtaacttgtactcttgtcatttttagacgttcttcatcaataaattgaaccttttgaattgtatcttgtacatttgagctttttggatgttttggtctttcaaatcttcgtttttgtctttaaatcttcattttcgagcgatttgcgtctttcgtcttcgcacttatttatttaactattacaactaaaaataaggaaattacatttaaaaactttacatattggaacgatattgctactaaatatatgttcatttggagcactatcagcatgttcagaagatgtaacaactcagacgttgcctacttgagggggagtcaactctatgctgcactctttttcccttagctaaagttttatctcaatgagttttctttagcaaggtttttaacgaggcagtactagttattctctaataaaattgtcatccaagggagagtgttataaaatatctagattggatgttaattttattattattatatttcttgcacagtaatattttatgctataaatagacatgtatggtagccatttaagatgcaccatttctcttgaaatattaatatcaatatttcttctctccttcttctctctttttctctctttgttcttataaccattaaaggtagttataagcctactgaattataacaaatacaAATTTGTTATATTTCTCACCAATATTATGATAAAAGATTATGAAAAAAATAGCGAATGCGCGGGTTAGTATATACTAATTTATAAGTTAAATAAAACAAACAGATTTTaaaattctcagtacagtaatccACCTATATATGTTCAGACTCCCTGTACCATTTACTCATTTACGTCCCACTACCTCAGCTGCCACGTCTTCTTCCGTCAAATTTGCCTTTATCGCCTCCTTCATCCAACCAATTCACTTTCTCAAAGTTTCtagggtttcttcttcttcttcttcatttcacGCTTTAAATGCCATAATTAAGTTAATTGTATCAAAATATCGCGAGAAAATGGGCTCGATTTCCATCTCCGATCCCGGCGACTCAACTCAGGTTCCGAGTTTCGATGAGTTTCAACGGCAGACGTCACTCATGACCAGCTGCACTCTTCTCTGGAAAGAACTTTCCGATCACTTTACATCTCTCGAACAAACACTTGTAACCAAATCAGATGCTATTAAACACAAAATCGAAACCCTAGATACTGAAACAAAAGCCTCACTTGTGTCTCTCGAACAACGCCAAACCACCATTGATAACTCAGTCGCAATCGCTCTTCAAAAAATCGAATCCGCCGTCAAAGCCGCCACCGCCGCCGTTGCCGGAATTAGTAATTCCGATGACGCCGTTCCCGAAGTTGACGATTCTGAAGGCTTATTGTTGCAATTGAAGTCGTACTGTGTGAAAATGGACGCGCTAGGGTTTTGGAGGTTTGTTAGTAGTAAAAAGAAGGAAATGGAATTAATGAAAAGTGAAATACCTTTGGCGTTAAGTGAGTGTGTAGATCCAGCTAGGTTTGTTATTGAAGCTATGTCTGAAGTGTTTCCGGTGGATCAAAGGAAAGTGTGCTTGAATGATATGAGTTGGGCTTGTGTTTTGATGTTAGAGAGTTTGATTCCGGTGATGGTGGACCCAATATTGGGGAATACTAGGGCTTTAATTACACCTAGTGTGAAGAAGACTGCTATTGAGATTACTGAAAAATGGAAGAAGAATTTAGAGGATGTTAACAACAACAAGAAGGCTCCTGATGATGTCCATACTTTCTTCCAGTATTTGATTACTTTTGGGATTGTGGAAAAAGATGATCTTGATTTTTACAGGAAGCTTGTTATTGGTTCTGCTTGGCGTAAACAGATGCCTAAACTTGCTCTTTCTCTTGGCCTTGCTGATCAAATGCCTGGTATAATTACATTCATGTTCGTAACTATATTTTCATACAGTcctatatgcatatatatacagGGAGAGTACTAATAAGAACTCAAATACTTGTGTTTATTGAAGGTGTACGATTTCTTTTACTTGTTCTTCATGAATTATCAATCATCTATCATTTGTTTGTACCCAGCCAACCTACTGCTTAGTTAGTATCCATATTATCGATTAATCCAATAGAACTGTTTTAAAAGCCCAAACTTTACTCGTAATGTTCGTTGCTGTTCTGATGCAGATATGATTGAAGAATTAATTAGTAGGGGACAACAGATTGACGCCGTCCATTTTACTTATGAAGTTGGCCTTGTAGAAAGGTTCCCCCCTGTTTCGCTACTGAAAGCTTTTCTCAAGGATGCTAAAAAAGCCGCAACATCTATTCTTGAAGATCCGAACAATTCTAGCCGTGCTGTGGTATATATATTCTTCTATATAATCATACCTATTTTTACTAGAGCTCAACTTTTTTGCATCTTTCGCAGCATCCTACTTTAGGATTTCATTGTGTTGGTGCAGTTGAAGAGTAGTTATAATTCTTCATTACTGTACTTTTCCTTTACATCTCTTGAGCCTATAAATTGTCGAATCATGTAGTAATTCAATGCTTGTTGTAGAAATTTTTGCTATGCAATCTGTCTAGGAATCGtctatgatatgatatgatatgtcTAACATGTGTTTTGTGCACCGTTATATTTTACTTTGACAGTTTTTAGCTGCACGCAAAGAGCAATCCGCACTTAAAGCCGTCATCAGGTGCATTGAGGAATACAAACTCGAAGCTGAGTTTCCTCCCGAGAACCTGAAAAAGCGGCTGGAGCAGCTGGAGAAGGTGAAGGTTGAGAAGAAGAGGCCAGCTGCAGTAGGTCCTGCAAACAAAAGAACCCGTGCTAGCAATGTTGGACCCATGCCACCCGCAAAGGCAGGTCGTATCACAAATGCTTATGTTTCCTCATTTCCAGCACCTCCCACGTTTGTGAGGTCTCCGTCACACACCCAATACCCTGCTGGGGTCCCGTCATACTCTGTCCCACCACCAATGTACGGTCATGGAAGCAGGAGTCCACCGACAAACCCTTATGCCGCCTACTCACCTGAAGCTGCACCTCTATCTCCTCCACTATCGTACCCGGGGACTCCACCAATGAGCTATCCTCCTTATGGAGGGTATGGAAATGGTATGGCACACGCTTACCCGCAGGCTTACTACCGGTAGACATGAtaacgatgacgatgatgatgacggaTGACTGCTAATCTTTAAGAACCCATCTCCTTTTTTACTCATATGGTATGTAATCACTAACCTTTTATTGGTAGCTGATGTGTGTGTTAATTCTGACGTATAAATTTTATTGTATTCCTAATGTTGATTAGTTATTAGTATCTAATTTTTGTTTAGATGTATCTTTTGTTCTTCATTCATTCTGGTTTCTTGTGCAACTTGTAGAATATAGACATTGATATTGATATTTGTCACTAGTAAAAAAtaaaacaaaagaaaataaaaTCGTAAGTGCTTCAACTGGGTGGGTTGAGTGTGAGGCAGTTGTCATCTGCAAGATCACACATGCTACATTCCTTTTTCAGAACAAACCAAAGCAACATGGATAAAATTAAGTGTCAGAGAACCCATCTTCCACCCTCTTTTGCTTTTTCTTTTTTCCTTGCACTGCATTGTAGGACCCTCAGTTTTTGTCTACTCCCATTTTGGTCCTTCAAAAGCTAAATATTTACACATGTGGCCCTTCTCAAATCTCAAAAACCTAAGCACAGTTATATACTCAATTTATACATAGCAAGTCAGTGTAGAGTTGATGATGGTTCTTTGGGTCATGCTTGTGATTTGGTAGTAAGGTTCATTCTGGGAAATGCTTGTCACTGAAGCAAATGTGTCAAATAGTCAACAGTGAAAGACCTTGGTTGGTGTAATTGTTGTGATAAAGAGGTGCCTTAGAATCTACTAATAAGATGGATGCTTCGTATTTAAACAATGTTGGATGTAGATAACATCATGAATAGATTAAAATGTTCTCAAGTAATTGGCGTAATTGAATTGAACCAGTTTAGTGACTAACGTCTTAGATATTATGCTTTTCACAATGGAAGGCCGCCAACATTACGATCTTACCCTGAAGAGATGATTCTGCTTACAGACATCTGAGCCCATATCACACCATTCCCGAGCTCCGTTAATTTTTAAACATTTGCAGTACAATAGAATAACACCCCATCAACTTGGTCGGCCCATCGTAGTGGTTCACATCACCATGAATTTCAAAGAATGTCTCCATTCTCATACCCTAAATGTCATCTTTTCTAAAACCTACTGGAAAGTAGGATTTCTCTATGTAAATTAATGATTGTGCTCATTTATTTCAAGAACCTTATACACCTAAAAAAATCTCATACAATATTATTTGATTAATCCCTTAGCCATCCTCGTTTGAGTTAAGCTCGATTCAGAGTCTTTATGTGTATAAAAAGAAGAGAAAACACTACTTTTTTAATATTAAAATAAGGCCATTTCTTGAGTGTTATGGATTAGTAAACCCATAAACTCTACTCATTTTGCACTAAGATTAAACACGTTTGTTGATTCATGAGTATCCATCA includes these proteins:
- the LOC139851970 gene encoding FRIGIDA-like protein 4a, producing the protein MGSISISDPGDSTQVPSFDEFQRQTSLMTSCTLLWKELSDHFTSLEQTLVTKSDAIKHKIETLDTETKASLVSLEQRQTTIDNSVAIALQKIESAVKAATAAVAGISNSDDAVPEVDDSEGLLLQLKSYCVKMDALGFWRFVSSKKKEMELMKSEIPLALSECVDPARFVIEAMSEVFPVDQRKVCLNDMSWACVLMLESLIPVMVDPILGNTRALITPSVKKTAIEITEKWKKNLEDVNNNKKAPDDVHTFFQYLITFGIVEKDDLDFYRKLVIGSAWRKQMPKLALSLGLADQMPDMIEELISRGQQIDAVHFTYEVGLVERFPPVSLLKAFLKDAKKAATSILEDPNNSSRAVFLAARKEQSALKAVIRCIEEYKLEAEFPPENLKKRLEQLEKVKVEKKRPAAVGPANKRTRASNVGPMPPAKAGRITNAYVSSFPAPPTFVRSPSHTQYPAGVPSYSVPPPMYGHGSRSPPTNPYAAYSPEAAPLSPPLSYPGTPPMSYPPYGGYGNGMAHAYPQAYYR